In one Mauremys mutica isolate MM-2020 ecotype Southern chromosome 3, ASM2049712v1, whole genome shotgun sequence genomic region, the following are encoded:
- the PRKD3 gene encoding serine/threonine-protein kinase D3 isoform X3, whose protein sequence is MKNWRLMKFPECGFFGMYDKILLFRHDLNSENILQRITSAEEIHEGDLVEVVLSALATVEDFQIRPHALYVHSYKAPTFCDYCGEMLWGLVRQGLKCEGCGLNYHKRCAFKIPNNCSGVRKRRLSNVSLPSAGLSVPRPVQTEYTATATEERCHPEPSKRIPSWSGRPIWMEKMVLCRVKVPHTFAVHSYTRPTICQYCKRLLKGLFRQGMQCKDCRFNCHKRCASKVPRDCLGEVVFNGEPSSPGQDLDMPMEVDSNEINSDGSRGLDDVEEPSPPEDKMFFMDPSDLDVDKDEEAVKTISPSTSNNIPLMRVVQSIKHTKRKSSTMVKEGWMVHYTSRDNLRKRHYWRLDSKCLTLFQNESGTKYYKEIPLSEILQVNQPRDFSNMVQGSNPHCFEIITDTMVYFVGENNGNSHHNPVLAATGVGFDVVQSWEKAIRQALMPVTPQASVCTAAGQGKDHKELSLSISVSNCQIQENVDISSVYQIFADEVLGSGQFGIVYGGKHRKTGRDVAIKVIDKMRFPTKQESQLRNEVAILQNLHHPGIVNLECMFETPERVFVVMEKLHGDMLEMILSSEKSRLPERITKFMVTQILVALRNLHFKNIVHCDLKPENVLLASAEPFPQVKLCDFGFARIIGEKSFRRSVVGTPAYLAPEVLRSKGYNRSLDMWSVGVIVYVSLSGTFPFNEDEDINDQIQNAAFMYPPNPWKEISSEAIDLINNLLQVKMRKRYSVDKSLSHPWLQDYQTWLDLREFETRIGERYITHESDDARWEEHAYEHNLVYPKHFIMAPNPDDMEEDP, encoded by the exons TTCCCAGAGTGTGGTTTCTTTGGCATGTATGACAAAATTCTCCTCTTTCGCCATGACCTGAACTCGGAAAATATTTTGCAGAGGATTACATCAGCAGAAGAGATACATGAAGGAGATCTTGTTGAGGTTGTGCTTTCTG ctttggcTACAGTTGAAGATTTCCAGATTCGTCCTCATGCACTTTATGTGCATTCTTACAAGGCTCCTACATTTTGTGACTATTGTGGGGAGATGCTTTGGGGTTTGGTACGACAAGGATTAAAATGTGAAG GCTGTGGATTAAACTACCATAAGCGATGTGCCTTCAAGATCCCAAATAACTGTAGTGGAGTGAGAAAGAGGCGTTTGTCAAATGTGTCTTTACCAAGTGCTGGGCTTTCAGTTCCCAGACCAGTGCAAACTGAATACACAGCCACTGCCACTGAAGAG CGCTGCCACCCAGAGCCCAGCAAGAGAATTCCCTCCTGGAGTGGGCGTCCAATCTGGATGGAAAAGATGGTGCTTTGCAGGGTGAAGGTTCCTCACACCTTTGCTGTCCATTCCTATACTCGTCCCACCATATGCCAGTACTGCAAACGTTTGCTCAAGGGCCTTTTTCGCCAAGGAATGCAGTGTAAAG ATTGCAGATTTAACTGTCACAAACGTTGTGCGTCTAAAGTACCTAGAGACTGTCTTGGAGAGGTGGTTTTCAATGGAG AACCTTCTAGTCCAGGCCAAGATTTGGACATGCCAATGGAAGTTGACAGCAATGAAATAAACAGTGATGGTAGTCGGGGTTTGGATGATGTAGAAGAACCTTCTCCTCCAGAGGACAAAATGTTCTTTATGGACCCTTCTGATCTTGATGTGGACAAAGATGAAGAAGCTGTCAAAACTATCAG TCCATCAACAAGCAATAATATTCCACTAATGAGGGTTGTACAGTCAATCAAGCACACAAAGAGGAAGAGCAGTACAATGGTGAAGGAAGGATGGATGGTTCACTATACCAGCAGAGACAACCTG AGAAAGAGACATTACTGGAGACTGGATAGTAAATGTCTTACGCTATTTCAAAATGAATCTGGAACAAAATATTACAAG GAGATTCCACTTTCAGAAATTCTCCAGGTGAATCAGCCTCGAGATTTCTCAAACATGGTGCAGGGCAGCAACCCACACTGTTTTGAGATCATCACTGACACCATGGTATACTTTGTTGGCGAAAATAATGGCAACAGCCATCACAATCCTGTTCTTGCTGCCACTGGAGTTGGATTTGACGTAGTTCAAAGCTGGGAGAAAGCCATCCGTCAGGCTTTGATGCCAGTCACTCCTCAAGCTAGCGTGTGCACTGCAGCAGGACAAGGAAAAGATCACA AGGAGTTATCTCTCAGCATCTCTGTTTCAAATTGCCAGATTCAGGAGAATGTG GACATCAGCTCTGTGTATCAGATCTTTGCTGATGAGGTCCTAGGTTCGGGTCAGTTTGGCATTGTATATGGAG gaaaacataGGAAGACTGGAAGGGATGTGGCTATTAAAGTCATTGATAAGATGAGATTCCCCACAAAACAGGAAAGTCAGCTTCGCAATGAAGTTGCCATTCTGCAg AATTTGCACCACCCTGGGATTGTAAACCTGGAATGTATGTTTGAAACCCCAGAACGGGTGTTTGTTGTGATGGAAAAGTTGCATGGAGATATGCTGGAGATGATTCTTTCTAGTGAGAAAAGTCGGCTGCCAGAACGAATCACAAAGTTCATGGTCACCCAG ATACTTGTTGCTTTGAGAAATTTACACTTCAAGAACATTGTGCACTGTGATTTAAAACCAGAAAATGTACTACTAGCATCAGCAGAACCATTCCCTCAG gtgaagctgtgtgaCTTTGGTTTTGCGCGCATCATAGGCGAAAAGTCTTTCAGGCGCTCTGTGGTTGGAACCCCTGCCTACCTTGCTCCTGAGGTGCTCCGGAGTAAAGGTTACAATCGCTCTCTGGATATGTGGTCAGTGGGAGTAATTGTCTATGTGAGCCTTAGTGGTACATTCCCATTTAATGAGGATGAAGATATAAATGACCAAATCCAAAATGCAGCATTTATGTATCCACCAAACCCCTGGAAGGAAATTTCTAGTGAAG ccatTGATTTAATAAATAATTTGCTTCAAGTGAAGATGAGAAAGCGTTACAGTGTTGACAAATCTCTTAGTCACCCCTGGCTACAG gattatcAGACTTGGCTTGACCTTAGAGAGTTTGAAACTCGCATTGGAGAGCGTTACATTACCCATGAGAGTGATGATGCTCGCTGGGAAGAACATGCTTATGAACACAACCTTGTGTACCCCAAACATTTCATTATGGCCCCCAATCCAGATGATATGGAAGAAGACCCTTAA